From Balneola sp. MJW-20:
CAGCCTGATCATTGAGGTGGTAGAGCAACCCAGGATATTTGAATATAAGCTGGAGGGAATAAAGAGATCCCAGCGAAGAGATCTCAAAGAGTTGATAACACTCATTCCGGGAGTGGCAGTAACTGAATCTAATACCGGCCAGGCTATTAATACTATCAAGCGCTTCTACAAAAATAAGGGATACTGGAATACCAGTGTCACGACCCGGACAGAACAGGTTGCAGATGCTGCCGGTAATCGTGTGAACCTGATATTCGATATTGACGCTGGGCAGAGGCTTGAGGTCAAGGATATTGTATTTAACGGCAATGAGAAAGTATCCGACCGAAAACTTCGAAAGAAGATGAAACCGCTTAAAGAAGACGCTTGGTGGAAGATCTTTGGAAAAAAAGTTTTTAAAGAAGAAGACTTCATAGAGGGTAAGGATAATATCATCCAGCTTTACAGAAATGACGGCTTCATTGATGCCAGGATCACCAGTGATTCTGTTTATACCTATAACTGGAAGGGGGATAAAACCGGTATTAAAGTAGTAGTTAATATCGCAGAAGGCCCTCAGTATAAGGTGAGAAATATCACCTGGGACGGTAACACAGTATATTCTGACGAAGTACTCACCACAACGCTGGGATTTGAAAAAGGTGATATATTCAATCAGGAGCAATTTGATACCCGTACCAGTTTTAGCATAGATGGAACAGACGTTCCAGGGCTTTACCAGAATATTGGATATCTCTTCTTCCAGTTATTTCCTGAGATCCAGAAAGTAGCAGAAGACTCCATAGATATTCACTTCGAGATATTTGAAGATGAGATCGCAACTATAAAAGAAGTGTCCTTCTCCGGCAATACCAGAACTCACGATGATGTAGTGCGAAGAACACTAAGAACAATACCGGGGACCACATACAGCAGGGATGCAATGGTCAGAACGGTGAGGGAATTAAGCACCCTTGGTTTCTTTGATCCTCAGAGTATCCAGCCGATCCCAAATGCAAATCCTCAGGATAAAACAGTTGATATTCAGTATACCCTGGATGAGTCTCAAAGTACTTCCAATTTTGAATTTTCCGGAGGTTATGGAGGCCGGGGTATTGGTGCGATCGTTTCGGCCAGGATCAATTTTAATAACTTCTCAGCACAGCGATTGTTCGAGAAAGGAGCATGGACCCCGGTTCCGACAGGCGATGGACAACAGTTGTCCTTAGGTGTGCAGGTGACCGGTACCGGTTATCAGAGTTATTCTTTTGGTTTTGTGGAGCCGTGGTTCCGTGGCAAACCAACTTCATTGGGGGTAAATCTATCTTATAACCTGTTGAATTTCAGAGGATCCACTGAGAGAAATGAGCTCTTTTCCGCCAACCTGTCAATCGGTAAGCGGTTAAGATGGCCGGATGATTATTTCCGTGAGCAGACCGTGATCGGTTATCAGCTTTATAATGTACAGGGGAATCAGTCGTTCCTGGCCGAAGGAACTTCTTCTCTTTTTACGGTAGAGCAGGTCATTGAGAGAAACTCACTGGATAATCTGATATCCCCGAATCAGGGTTCGAAGATCACATTATCCGGAGAGGTAGCTATCCCGTTCCCTGGCTTCTCCGAATATTATAAGATCAAGACCAGTTATCAGCATCACTTTCCTCTCGTTCAGAAACTGGTGCTTACCAGCACAGCTTCGTATGGTTACATAGGATACTTTACCAAGGATAAGCGATCAGATCTTCAGCGCTTCCTGGTTGGTGGTACGCCACTGCAGCAGCGCCAGGCCTTCCTGTACGATAATATTGACCTGAGAGGGTATCCCGGCGGGCTAGGTAACAGTATTGCCCCCTTTGTAGACGGAGAACAGGTAGGTGGACGACTGTACAATAAATATTCACTGGAACTTCGTTACCCTGCAGTAAGTACCGAGCAGTTGCAATTAATACCCTATCTTTTTCTGGATGCCGGAAATGCGTTCCTTGATTTTGATACCTTTGATCCCTTTAACGTAAAAAGATCCGCAGGATTCGGATCAAGGATCTATCTACCAATCCTTGGACTGGTCGACTTAAGTTATGGTTACCGTTTCGACGGTGTGCGTGGTACCGGAGTTGAAGCAGGGGCCTGGGAATTCTTATTTAATATCGGAGCACCGTTTTAATGAATATTTTGAGATCTGCTATAATATTTGGGTTACTTCTGCTGTTAACAGCGGGAACCGGACTTAAAGCTCAGGATCAAAAGTTAGGTTACTTTGAGTCTGAATTTATTCTGGGGCAGATTCCTGAGTATGAGGGAATTCAGCAGCAATTAAAATTACTGAGCGACGGTTGGAAAGAAGAACTCGAGTCTATGGAACGGGAGATCACATTACTGGAAGAAGATTTTGCAGCTAAAGAGATCCTGTATACGGATGAGGTGAGAGCGCAGCGTAGTAATGAGATACAGCAAATGAAAAGACAAAGGGATCAGTATATGGCGCAGAAATTTGGTCCTGAAGGTGAATATTTTACCCGTCAGAGAGATCTGCTGGAACCACTTCAGCGAAGAGTGTTCGGGGCCGTACGTACCGTTGCTCAGCGACAGGGATTTGACATGGTTTTTGATCGCTCCGGGGATATCTACATGGTATATGCAAGGAGCGAATGGAATTTAAACGAAGATATACTCAGAGAACTGGGTATAGAAATTGATGAAGGTCAAAATTAAACGATTATGCTAAAGAAGATAATTTTATCAGCAGCAGCCGTATGTATCAGTCTTAGTGCACAGGCACAATTGAAGATAGGCTATACCAATCCTATCAGAATATTGTCACAAATGCCAGAAGTGGACGAAGTAGATAAAGAGATACAGGAACTGGTTACAGCCCGAGATTATGAGCTTACCACAAAGGCAGGTCAGATCGAAAAGCAATTTGCAGAGTTTGAAAGGAATCGGGCCGGTATGACTGAATCTCGTCAGAAGGTGATTATGGAAAGTCTGATGCAAACAAACCAGGCATTCGAAGAAGAACGACAGAATTATATGGCGGAAGTTCGTCAGAAAAGAAATGATCTGATGGAACCGGTGCTGGACAAATTAGATGCCGCCATTAAGCAGGCATCTCAGGAACTCGGACTGGACCTAGTATTAAATGAAGGAACTACTAACGGGGACCTCATTGTCTTCTTTGCAGCCAGCGAAAAAATGGATATTACAGACAAGGTCGTAGAAATTTTAAACAGAGCAGAAAACTAGATCAATATGAAAAGATTAAGCACTCTTTTACTTACGGCACTATTTGGTATTCTATTACTGAATCATGCCTCCGCACAGGAAACCCTCACCATTGGATACGTAAATCCTCAGGCAGTACTTGCAAAAATGCCTGAAACTCAGGCGATCCAGCAGCAACTGAGAAATCTTTCAGAGAAGAAAGAGGCAGAACTCCGATCAATGAGTGATAGTTTTCAGAATGAGCTCACTCGTTTTGAACAACGTTCCAGTGTGATCACAGAGGATGCACGCAGAAACGAAGAAGAAAGACTTGCTCAGATGGAACAGGATCTGGTTCAGGCTCAGCAAAATGCCCAGGCTGAAGTGCAGCAGAAGAGACAGGAATTACTGGGGCCACTTTTTCAGCAAATTGGTGATGCCATTGATGCAGTAGCGGCACGTAAAGGACTCTCATACGTGCTCAACACGACTACATCAAATGGTGATCTGATCATTTTATATGCGTCTGAAGAGTTTCAGCAAAAATATGACATTACCATGGCAGTAATGGAAGAGCTCGGAGTATACTGATCGATCTATTTTTCTGGAAAAAAGGTCCTCATCATTGATGCGGGCCTTTTTTATTACATAGAAAGTCTGTGGTGTCAGTTTCAATTTTCCTGACAAAAACCACAGAAGTTATCTATTTAACGTGCTTTCTTCTGTTCTCTATGTAATCCTCGAAGATATATCCGCCCAGGTTATCCAGGGATGCAAAATAGGCCCTTCCTTTATTAGCTTCGGTCATTTCACGAACAAAACTCTGTAAGTAAGGATCCTGAGCGATCATAAATGTGGTAATGGATATCTTATCGCGACGGCATTTTACGGCTTCGTCCAGAACTTTATTTATAATCTTACGGTCCAGTCCGAAACTGTTCTTATATAGCCTGCCGTTCTCAAACATTGCTGATGGTTTCCCGTCCGTGATCATAAAGATCTGCTTGTTTGCATATTTTTTTCGCTGCAAAATATGACGGGCAAGTTCCAGTGCCTGTTTAGTATTCGTATGGTAAGGGCCGACTTTGAGATATGGCAGGTCCTCAACGGTGATCTGCCATGCCTCGTTGCCAAATGCTACGATATCCAGGGAGTCTTTGGCATAATTATTCATGATAAGTTCAGAAAGGGCCATTGCTACTTTTTTGGCAGGGGTAATTCTGTCTTCACCATATAGGATCATGGAATGGCTCAGGTCGATCAATAATACCGTTGCCTGGGAAGTGTAATGATCGGTATCGTAGACCTGAAGATCATCCTCATTAAGTTCCATGTTATCAATGCTGCTGTGGTTCAGCATATTCAGCATGGTTCCTA
This genomic window contains:
- a CDS encoding OmpH family outer membrane protein gives rise to the protein MRSAIIFGLLLLLTAGTGLKAQDQKLGYFESEFILGQIPEYEGIQQQLKLLSDGWKEELESMEREITLLEEDFAAKEILYTDEVRAQRSNEIQQMKRQRDQYMAQKFGPEGEYFTRQRDLLEPLQRRVFGAVRTVAQRQGFDMVFDRSGDIYMVYARSEWNLNEDILRELGIEIDEGQN
- a CDS encoding OmpH family outer membrane protein, yielding MLKKIILSAAAVCISLSAQAQLKIGYTNPIRILSQMPEVDEVDKEIQELVTARDYELTTKAGQIEKQFAEFERNRAGMTESRQKVIMESLMQTNQAFEEERQNYMAEVRQKRNDLMEPVLDKLDAAIKQASQELGLDLVLNEGTTNGDLIVFFAASEKMDITDKVVEILNRAEN
- a CDS encoding VWA domain-containing protein, with amino-acid sequence MYYRYFEWDDRYADQQGKIPFDVLWDLFQQLLTISSGEVSQALRWLTELDKEYDITGQFEDGYSMGDFIDDLRDRGYIEMDDQSNSMVITRKTERSLRQKSLKEIFRHLNKGGTGSHKTNFSGKGLERQPEVRKWIQGDDLSQIDSVGTMLNMLNHSSIDNMELNEDDLQVYDTDHYTSQATVLLIDLSHSMILYGEDRITPAKKVAMALSELIMNNYAKDSLDIVAFGNEAWQITVEDLPYLKVGPYHTNTKQALELARHILQRKKYANKQIFMITDGKPSAMFENGRLYKNSFGLDRKIINKVLDEAVKCRRDKISITTFMIAQDPYLQSFVREMTEANKGRAYFASLDNLGGYIFEDYIENRRKHVK
- the bamA gene encoding outer membrane protein assembly factor BamA, whose protein sequence is MSIKRNSILIAFIIIGISLFSPTLYAQDTLQITDPTQLTPQEYTIQEVEIRGNEFTRDQFIINASSLSEGSSITYPGEDIQDALRRLFRSGLFSDVKIYIKSRTATTISLIIEVVEQPRIFEYKLEGIKRSQRRDLKELITLIPGVAVTESNTGQAINTIKRFYKNKGYWNTSVTTRTEQVADAAGNRVNLIFDIDAGQRLEVKDIVFNGNEKVSDRKLRKKMKPLKEDAWWKIFGKKVFKEEDFIEGKDNIIQLYRNDGFIDARITSDSVYTYNWKGDKTGIKVVVNIAEGPQYKVRNITWDGNTVYSDEVLTTTLGFEKGDIFNQEQFDTRTSFSIDGTDVPGLYQNIGYLFFQLFPEIQKVAEDSIDIHFEIFEDEIATIKEVSFSGNTRTHDDVVRRTLRTIPGTTYSRDAMVRTVRELSTLGFFDPQSIQPIPNANPQDKTVDIQYTLDESQSTSNFEFSGGYGGRGIGAIVSARINFNNFSAQRLFEKGAWTPVPTGDGQQLSLGVQVTGTGYQSYSFGFVEPWFRGKPTSLGVNLSYNLLNFRGSTERNELFSANLSIGKRLRWPDDYFREQTVIGYQLYNVQGNQSFLAEGTSSLFTVEQVIERNSLDNLISPNQGSKITLSGEVAIPFPGFSEYYKIKTSYQHHFPLVQKLVLTSTASYGYIGYFTKDKRSDLQRFLVGGTPLQQRQAFLYDNIDLRGYPGGLGNSIAPFVDGEQVGGRLYNKYSLELRYPAVSTEQLQLIPYLFLDAGNAFLDFDTFDPFNVKRSAGFGSRIYLPILGLVDLSYGYRFDGVRGTGVEAGAWEFLFNIGAPF
- a CDS encoding OmpH family outer membrane protein; this translates as MKRLSTLLLTALFGILLLNHASAQETLTIGYVNPQAVLAKMPETQAIQQQLRNLSEKKEAELRSMSDSFQNELTRFEQRSSVITEDARRNEEERLAQMEQDLVQAQQNAQAEVQQKRQELLGPLFQQIGDAIDAVAARKGLSYVLNTTTSNGDLIILYASEEFQQKYDITMAVMEELGVY